A region of the Pedococcus aerophilus genome:
CTTGCGGCGCAACGCCTTGACCCGGTCGAGGAGGTCGCCGCCGGCGCTCGCGTCGACGAGGCCGATGAGGTCGTAGGCCAGCTCGAGCTCGAGCGGCTCGACGCGGATGTCGTGGGCGAGCACCTCCGGGCTGTCGGCGGACGGCCCGGGTGGCAGGGCGGCGGCCGCTGCGCGTTCGTCGGCGGCCTCCTTCTCCCCGGCCTTCGGCAGCTGCCGCGCGATGAGCAGGGCGGCACCACCGACGAGGAGGAAGGGCAGCTTGGGCAGGCCGGGGATGAGGGCCAGGGCGCCGACTGCCACACCCGCGAGCTGGATCGGCTGGCGCTGGGCGCCGAACTGCGCGACGAGGTCGCTGCCCATGTCCTGCGCGGTCGTCGCGCGGGTGACGATGAGGCCGGTCGACATCGACATGAGCAGAGCGGGGATCTGCGAGACCAGGCCGTCACCGACGGACAGGAGGCTGTAGGTGGCGACGGCGTCGCCGATCTCCTGGCCCTTCTGGACGACACCGATGATGAGGCCGCCGATGAGGTTCACGAGGGTGATGACGATGGCGGCGATCGCGTCGCCCTTGACGAACTTTGAGGCACCGTCCATCGCACCGTAGAAGTCCGCCTCCGCGGAGACGTCCGCGCGGCGGCGACGGGCCTCGTCCTCGTCGATGAGTCCCGAGTTGAGGTCGGCGTCGATGGCCATCTGCTTGCCGGGCATGGCGTCGAGGGTGAAGCGGGCTCCGACCTCGGCCACGCGCCCGGCGCCGTTGGTGATGACGACGAACTGGATCACCACGAGGATGATGAAGATGACGAGGCCGACGACGATCGAGCCGCCGACGACGAAGTGGCCGAAGGCGTCGATGACCTTGCCGGCGAACCCGTCGAGCAGGACCAGGCGGGTGGCGCTGACGTTGAGGGCCAGCCGGAACAACGTGCCGATCAGCAGCAGCGACGGGAAGACCGCGAAGTCCAGCGGTCGCTTGACGTTGAGGGCCACGAGCAGGATGAGCACCGAGAACGTCAGGTTGATCGCGAGCAGCATGTCGAGGACGACGCTCGGGAGCGGGATGACCATCATCACGACGATGGCGACGATGCCCGCGGGGATGCCGATCTTGCCGATCCGGTTGTTCTTCATCGGACCTCGGCGTGCGCGGGGGGAAGGACGACAGCTGCTGTCATGGCAGGCTCCTATCGGCCGATCTCGCGGGCACCTGAGGTTTCGACCACAGGCGTGGGGGCCGGGCGGGCGGCACCGGGGTTGCGGTGGAAGCCGCTCGCCGCACCCCGCTGGCGCAGGCCCATGACGAACACGAAGACCCCGGCCACGGCGTCATACAGGTCGGCGGGGATCTCCTGCCCGATGGTGCAGCTGCGGTAGAGCATCCGCGCGAGCGGCACGTCCTCCACCAAGGGCAGCCGCAGGGCCGAGGCCTCCTCGCGGATCTTGGCCGCGGCGAGCCCGGCACCCTTGGCGACGACGCGGGGCGCACCCAGCCCGGGCTTGTAGGCCAGGGCGACGGCGACGTGGGTCGGGTTGACCAGCACCAGGTCGGCCGACGACAGGTCGGACATCATGCGGTTGCGGCTCATCTCGCGCTGCTTGCCGCGGATCAGGCCCTTCTGGAGGGGGTCGCCCTCGGAGGACTTGTTCTCCCGCTTGATGTCCTCGAGGCTCATCTTGAGGGAGTTGCCGATGCGCCGGCGCTCCATGACGTAGTCGGCCGCGGCGAGCACCAGGCCGACGGCGGCGATCACCCGCAGGATGCTGATGGCCGCGTCGGCCGCCGCCCCGACCGAGGCGCCGAGGGACCACTGGCCGCTGGTCGCGATCTGCTCGGTGATGGTCTTGACCGCGTGGTAGCCGATCCAGCCGAACACCACGAACTTGAGCAGCGTCTTGACCAGCTGCCAGGCCGCGTGGACACCCACGAGGTTCTTCAGGCCCTTGCCGGGGTTGAGGGTCTCGAACTTCGGCTTGAACTTCTTGGCGTAGACACGCAGCCCGCCCTGGGCGGCGTTGCTCACGATGGCCGCGACGACCATCGCCCCCATGAGCGGACCGAGCAGGAGCAGGCTGTGGATCCCGGCGGAGCGCATGACCTGCATGGCGATGTCGGGGTCGGGCTCGACGATGACCCGCTGGAGGTCGCCGAGCAGGTCGCGGAAGAGGTCGGCCAGGCCACGGACCAGCGGCGGCACGAGGACCGAGGCGATGAGGACGGCGACCCACGCGCTGAGCTCGGCGGTGCGCGGGATCTGGCCGTCCTTCTTGGCCTCCTGCTGCTTCTGCGGAGTCGGCTTCTCGGTCTTCGACGCCTTGTCACCGCTCATGAGCGCGTCCCCATCATCTGGGCCACCGACACCATGTCGCGGGTCGCCTGGTCGAGGAGGCGGCTCACGGCACCCGGGAGCAGCGAGAACGTCACCCCGGCCAGCGAGATGGCGAGCAGGATCTTCACGGGGAAGCTCATGGCGAAGATGTTGAGCGTCGGCACGGCCCGGCTGATCAGGCCCAGGGCCAGCTCGGACAGGAAGAGCACGACGAGCACCGGCGCCGCGATCTGCAGCGCGCCGGCGAGGAAACGGCCGAGGTCGTCGGTCACCAGACGGGCCAGGTCGCCGATGGCGAGGGGCCGCAGCGGGACCGTCTCGAACGTCATCATCAGGCCGCGCACGAGGATCAGGTGGCCGTTGGCCGCGAACAGCAGCGTGATCGCAAGCAGCTGCTGGATGCGTCCGAACATGCTGCTCGACACGTTGGAGAGCGGGTCGTAGAGGCTCGCGAGGGTGAAGCCGCTCGCGAGGTCGAGGAGCTCGCCGGCGGCCTGGACGACCGCGACGGCGATCTGCACGACGAACCCCATCGTGGCGCCGACGGCGACCTGCCACAGGGTGGCCCCGAGGAGCGAGGGCAGGTCGAGCTTCGGCGGGCTGCCGAGGTTGGGCAGGATGCAGAGGGCGAGCGCGAACGCGAGGGCGGCCTTGATGCGCGCCGGGACGGACCGGCTGCTGAACGGCGGGGCGATGGCGAAGAAGGCCGACATGCGGACCGTGGCGAGGAGCAGCACCACCAGGGTGTCCGCCGACAGCGAGGCGCGCATCAGCTCAGCAGCTGCGGCAGCATCGTGAACATCGCCTTGGTGAACGCCACCGTCTCCTGGAGCATCCAGTGACCCGAGACGAGCAGGACCACGGCGACGCCGAGGAGCTTGGGGACGAAGCTGAGGGTGACCTCCTGGACCTGGGTGACGGCCTGGAGCAGCGAGATGGCGAAGCCGATGCCGAGCGCCACCAGCAGCACGGGCATGGAGAGCTTCGCCGCCAGGATCATGGCCTGGAGGCCGATGTGCACCACGTCGGAGTCGGTCATCGTCGTCCCCCTCAGTGGTAGCTCTGCACGAGGGCGGTCGCGATGAGGCTCCAGCCGTCGACCATGACGAAGAGCAGCAGCTTGAACGGCAACGAGATGAGGGCAGGCGGCAGCATCATCATGCCCATCGACATGAGCACCGAGCTCACGACCACGTCGATGACGAGGAAGGGGATGAAGACGACGAACCCGATGATGAAGGCCGACTTGAGCTCGGACAGGACGAAGGCCGGGATGAGTGTCGTGAGCTCGACGTCGTCCGGGGTGGCCGGGGCCGCCTGGTCGCTGAGCTTGACCATCGTCGCCAGCTCGGCCGGGCGGGTCTGCTTCATCATGAACTCGCGCAGCGGCTTCACGCCGGCGTCGAAGGCCTGGGTCTGGGTGATCTCGCCCTTGAGGTAGGGCTGGACGCCGGAGTCGTTCATCTGCGACAGGACCGGCGACATGATGAACAGGCTGAGGAACAGCGCCAGCCCCGCGAGGACCTGATTCGGCGGGATCGTGGTGGTGCCCAACGCGTTCCGCGTCAGCGACAGCACGACGATGATCTTGGTGAAGGACGTGCAGAGCACGAGGAGCGCGGGGGCGACCGACAGCACCGTGAGCAACAGGATGATGCTGATCGTCTGGCTGGGCTTGCCCAGGCTCGGGTCGACCTCGACGGAGACGCCGCCGGCCCCGGTGGTCGGGGTGGCGGTGGGGGTCGGCTGCGGGGTGACGACGGCGGGGACGGCGAACGAGGTCGACGTGACCCCCGTGACGGCGACCGAGGACGTCACCGAGGACGTCACCGATGACGTCACCGAGGACGTCACCGGGGTGGCGGCCTGCGCACCGGAGCCCGCGAGCGCGACGGCGGCCAGCGTCAGCAGGACGACGGCGAGGACGCGCCGCGTCCACCGGAGGAGCGCGGGAGCCGTGAGGGCCTCAGCCACGGCGGCTTCGGCCGGTCGCGGACAGGACCACGGCAGCGGCGTTCCAGGGCCACCCGGTGGGGGCGGCGGCCGCGCGACGGGCGGAGCGGGAGTCGGTCGGGGGGACGATCGTGCGGGACTGGCGCGGCTGGCGGGACTGGAGGCCAGGGAGAGAAGGGAGACCCTGGCGGCTCTGACGACCCTGGCGGGCCTGACGGGTGGCCGCAGCGGCACGGGCGGCCCGCGCGGAGCTGCGCGTCGCCATACCGGCCTCGATGAGGGCGCGACCCTCGGCCTCGGCCCACGTGGTGGACCGGACCGCGGGCGGGGCGACGGACGCTGAGACCGCCGCGGGCAGGGCGGTGAGGGACGGGGACGCCACCGTGGCCCCGGTGGCCTCGGTGGCCGACGGGGCGAAGGCAGCAGAGGCCGGCACCCCAGCGGTGGGCACGGCGGCAGGCACGGCGGTGGGCACGCCGGTGGGCACGTCCGCGGGCACCGCTGCCCCGGGCTGCGGAGCGATGGAGGGCACGACGGACAGCGGGGTCGAGGGGCGGACGAGGTCCTCCTCGCCGAGCTCACCGAGGACGGAGACCCCGCGCTCGGTGACCCCGAGGACCATCACCTGCGAGCCGACCTTGACGACCTGGAGGGTGGAGTTCTTGCCCAGGGAGCGCCGGGTGAGCACCTCGACGTCCACGGCGGAGCGACCCGGGCGGCCCGAGCCGATGCCGCGCTTGGAGGCCCAGCGGGCGAGGGCGACGAGCAGCACCAGGACGACGGCGAGTGAGACGAGCAGGCGGATGACCGCCAGCACGACCGACCCATCGGTCATGCGCGCGCCCGGCCGTCCGCCTCGGCGGTGACGACCTCGGTGATGCGCACGGCGAACTCCTCGTCCACGACGACGACCTCACCGCGCGCCATCAGCGTGCCGTTGACGAGGACGTCGACCGGGCCGCCGGCGGCGCGGTCGAGCTCGAGGACGACACCGGGGGCGAGGGAGAGGACCTCCTGGACCTTCATCCGGGTGCGGCCGAGCTCGACGCTGATCCCCATCTCGACGTCCCGCAGCAGGTGCAGGCGGCGCGGGTCCACGTCGGCGAAGGGCGAACCGCCCACGAGCGGCTGGAACGCCGCCGCCGGAGCCGTGGCGTCGTCGACCGGGGTGTCGGCGACCGCCGCGTAGGAGGCGTCCTCGACGGGGGTCTCGGGGTACGACGTCATGGGATGTCCTTCGGTGGGGGCGGGGTGGTTCACGGGGTGACGATCTGGGCGGCGAGCCGCTTGCCGTGGCTGCCGGGGGTGGCCGAGGCGACGGTGACGCCGTCGGCGGCGACGAGGAGGGGCTCGGTGACGGGGTGGCGCAGCGGGACCACGTCGCCCACGGCGAGGGAGAAGACCTCCGCCGACGTCAGCGTGACCTCGCGGAAGGAGACGGTCACGTCGATCTCGACCTGCTGGAGGCGCTGCTCGACGGTGCGGGCGGCTGCGGCGACCCGGCTGTCGGCGGCCGCCTCGGCGGAGGCCTGGTCGACAGAGGCGAGGATCGGCTTCAGCGTGGCCAGCGACATGCACAGGGTGGCCGTCGCGGCCTGGTCGCCGATGCGGACCTCGACCTCGGTGGCGACCACGGGGTCGGCGGGCGCGGCGATCTGGAGGAACTGGGTGTTGGACTCGAGGGAGTCGAGGTCCGCACGGACCGACGCGAGCGTCTCGAACGCATACGTCAGCTCACCGGCCACCCGCTGCACGAGGTCACGCACGAGCGTCGTCTCGATGTCGCTGAGCGCACGGATCGGCTGGACCCGGCCACCGGCGCCGCCGAGCAGGCGGTCGATGACGCTCATGACCACGCCCATGGGCAGCTGGAAGAGCGCGGAGCCGGGCTGGCTCTCGAAGGTGAGCACGGCCAGCAGGCTTGGGTTGGGCACGGTGCGGATGTACTCGTCGTACGTCACCTGGCGCACGGAGACGACGCGGGCGAAGACGACGGTCCGCAGGGTCGTCGAGAGCACCGTCGACAGCTGACGGGCGAAGGTCTCGTTCGCGACCTGCAGGGCCCGTACCCGCTCACGACTGAGCCGGCCCGGACTGCGGAAGTCGTAGGACAACGGCTCGGCACTCACGAGCCACAGATCGGCATGCCGGGACCCCACCTGAGGCTTTGTCCGGATACCAGCCGAACGGACGACCCCACGCGGGTGCGGTGGAGCGTCCCGCCCCGGCCGGGGACCGCTACCGCGGTCGGGCCGGGTGACCACCGCCGTCGGGTGCGGCGGTGCGGGTGGAGCTGTACGGGTGGGGGCGCGCGAGCGGGGGGATGGACCTCGCGCGTCCCCACCCGGGTCGGTGGGTGACCGGCGTCAGCGGGTCACTGCATGACGAACTCGGTGAGGTACACCTTGAGGACCTCGCCCTCGTAGCGGTGCTTGACCTCGGTGTCGAGCGCCTTGCGGGCGGCTTCGCGGCCCTTGGGGGCCAGGAGCTGGGCGTAGGTGCGCTGGCCGAAGATGCCGATCGCGGCGTCACGGGCCTTGGCGCCGTTGAACTCCTCGCCGCCGTGCCCCCCGGCGCTCGCCTCCTCGGTGAGCTGCAGGGACAGCCCGACCTTGAGGAAGCGGCCGTCGGAGAGGTTCAGCGTGAGCGGCTCGAGGTCGACGACGGACCCGGGCACCGGCTCGTGGGCCTCGGCCTCCCCCGACGGCTTCAGGAAGAAGAACCAGCCGGCGCCGGCCACGACGAGGACGGCCACGACGATCATGATCAAGGGCTTCTTGCCCTTGCCCTTGGGCTCGGGGGCGGCGGCCACGGGGGCCGGCGCGGTGGCGGTGGCGGACATGTCAGTCTCCTGGCAGGGCGGGGATGGACGAGGCGGACTTGGTCGTCGTCTGCTGCGACGACTCGGGGATGGCGTGGACGACGATCGCGACCCGGCGGTTGCGAGCGCGTCCCTCGGTGG
Encoded here:
- the flhA gene encoding flagellar biosynthesis protein FlhA, giving the protein MKNNRIGKIGIPAGIVAIVVMMVIPLPSVVLDMLLAINLTFSVLILLVALNVKRPLDFAVFPSLLLIGTLFRLALNVSATRLVLLDGFAGKVIDAFGHFVVGGSIVVGLVIFIILVVIQFVVITNGAGRVAEVGARFTLDAMPGKQMAIDADLNSGLIDEDEARRRRADVSAEADFYGAMDGASKFVKGDAIAAIVITLVNLIGGLIIGVVQKGQEIGDAVATYSLLSVGDGLVSQIPALLMSMSTGLIVTRATTAQDMGSDLVAQFGAQRQPIQLAGVAVGALALIPGLPKLPFLLVGGAALLIARQLPKAGEKEAADERAAAAALPPGPSADSPEVLAHDIRVEPLELELAYDLIGLVDASAGGDLLDRVKALRRKLAHELGIVIPLVRTRDNIDLPQHTYAIRLHGVEIARGQAPAGMVLAIGDNLAALEGTPTREPVFGLEAKWVPVHQRGRAEAVEATVVDRSSVVTTHLAEMVRQHAHELLGREDVKLLVDAVRSTHPAVVEEMTPTPLTLGEVQRALQGLLAESVGIRDLVRIFEALSLRARVSTDPDGLVEAARLALGPAIASSHAVGGELHVLTFEPRLEQRLLESLRGGENGVQLLVDPYFAERLATEAVRVSQQAEQSGVQPVLVCAQPLRRAVRRLVEPGAPQLAVLAYSELGGHLRLTTAGVVDVVESVVS
- a CDS encoding EscU/YscU/HrcU family type III secretion system export apparatus switch protein, with product MSGDKASKTEKPTPQKQQEAKKDGQIPRTAELSAWVAVLIASVLVPPLVRGLADLFRDLLGDLQRVIVEPDPDIAMQVMRSAGIHSLLLLGPLMGAMVVAAIVSNAAQGGLRVYAKKFKPKFETLNPGKGLKNLVGVHAAWQLVKTLLKFVVFGWIGYHAVKTITEQIATSGQWSLGASVGAAADAAISILRVIAAVGLVLAAADYVMERRRIGNSLKMSLEDIKRENKSSEGDPLQKGLIRGKQREMSRNRMMSDLSSADLVLVNPTHVAVALAYKPGLGAPRVVAKGAGLAAAKIREEASALRLPLVEDVPLARMLYRSCTIGQEIPADLYDAVAGVFVFVMGLRQRGAASGFHRNPGAARPAPTPVVETSGAREIGR
- a CDS encoding flagellar biosynthetic protein FliR; translation: MRASLSADTLVVLLLATVRMSAFFAIAPPFSSRSVPARIKAALAFALALCILPNLGSPPKLDLPSLLGATLWQVAVGATMGFVVQIAVAVVQAAGELLDLASGFTLASLYDPLSNVSSSMFGRIQQLLAITLLFAANGHLILVRGLMMTFETVPLRPLAIGDLARLVTDDLGRFLAGALQIAAPVLVVLFLSELALGLISRAVPTLNIFAMSFPVKILLAISLAGVTFSLLPGAVSRLLDQATRDMVSVAQMMGTRS
- a CDS encoding flagellar biosynthetic protein FliQ, which produces MTDSDVVHIGLQAMILAAKLSMPVLLVALGIGFAISLLQAVTQVQEVTLSFVPKLLGVAVVLLVSGHWMLQETVAFTKAMFTMLPQLLS
- the fliP gene encoding flagellar type III secretion system pore protein FliP (The bacterial flagellar biogenesis protein FliP forms a type III secretion system (T3SS)-type pore required for flagellar assembly.), whose amino-acid sequence is MAEALTAPALLRWTRRVLAVVLLTLAAVALAGSGAQAATPVTSSVTSSVTSSVTSSVAVTGVTSTSFAVPAVVTPQPTPTATPTTGAGGVSVEVDPSLGKPSQTISIILLLTVLSVAPALLVLCTSFTKIIVVLSLTRNALGTTTIPPNQVLAGLALFLSLFIMSPVLSQMNDSGVQPYLKGEITQTQAFDAGVKPLREFMMKQTRPAELATMVKLSDQAAPATPDDVELTTLIPAFVLSELKSAFIIGFVVFIPFLVIDVVVSSVLMSMGMMMLPPALISLPFKLLLFVMVDGWSLIATALVQSYH
- a CDS encoding flagellar biosynthetic protein FliO — encoded protein: MTDGSVVLAVIRLLVSLAVVLVLLVALARWASKRGIGSGRPGRSAVDVEVLTRRSLGKNSTLQVVKVGSQVMVLGVTERGVSVLGELGEEDLVRPSTPLSVVPSIAPQPGAAVPADVPTGVPTAVPAAVPTAGVPASAAFAPSATEATGATVASPSLTALPAAVSASVAPPAVRSTTWAEAEGRALIEAGMATRSSARAARAAAATRQARQGRQSRQGLPSLPGLQSRQPRQSRTIVPPTDSRSARRAAAAPTGWPWNAAAVVLSATGRSRRG
- the fliN gene encoding flagellar motor switch protein FliN — encoded protein: MTSYPETPVEDASYAAVADTPVDDATAPAAAFQPLVGGSPFADVDPRRLHLLRDVEMGISVELGRTRMKVQEVLSLAPGVVLELDRAAGGPVDVLVNGTLMARGEVVVVDEEFAVRITEVVTAEADGRARA
- a CDS encoding flagellar motor switch protein FliM; the protein is MSAEPLSYDFRSPGRLSRERVRALQVANETFARQLSTVLSTTLRTVVFARVVSVRQVTYDEYIRTVPNPSLLAVLTFESQPGSALFQLPMGVVMSVIDRLLGGAGGRVQPIRALSDIETTLVRDLVQRVAGELTYAFETLASVRADLDSLESNTQFLQIAAPADPVVATEVEVRIGDQAATATLCMSLATLKPILASVDQASAEAAADSRVAAAARTVEQRLQQVEIDVTVSFREVTLTSAEVFSLAVGDVVPLRHPVTEPLLVAADGVTVASATPGSHGKRLAAQIVTP
- a CDS encoding flagellar basal body-associated FliL family protein, translating into MSATATAPAPVAAAPEPKGKGKKPLIMIVVAVLVVAGAGWFFFLKPSGEAEAHEPVPGSVVDLEPLTLNLSDGRFLKVGLSLQLTEEASAGGHGGEEFNGAKARDAAIGIFGQRTYAQLLAPKGREAARKALDTEVKHRYEGEVLKVYLTEFVMQ